The stretch of DNA ATGAGGATGCTCAGGAAGATCGTGACGCCGATGGAGGCCGTGAAGGGTTCGGAGGGTGCGGCCACCGAGGCCGGCTCGGACGCCCAGGCGATATAGCGCATCAATTCCGCACCGGCGACCAGCGCCGACGACGCCCCGCCAAACCCGTTGAGGGCGCCGACCATCTCCGGCATCGAGGTCATCTCCACCCGGCGCGCCAGCACCACGCCGATGCCGGAGCCGATTACGAGGCCGAGCAGCATCTCGGAGGGCGTAAGGATTCTCGCCACGAACAGCGTTGCCAGCACGGCGATCAACATGGCGATCGAGGAAAGACGGTTCCCCTGTCGCGCCGTCGAAGGAGACTGCAGCCGCTTCATGCCGACAATAAACAGCGAGGCGGCGAGCAAATAGGCAAGGTCGATCAGCGTTGCAACCATGGCGGGACTACAAATACAGGTGAATACAGTGGGATGCGCAGGCCGGGATTTAAGGTTCAACGTTCAAGGTTTAAGGATGCAGATCGCCTTAAACCTCGAACCTGGCAACCTTAAACCGCTCACTCTTTCCCCTTCTTCTTGAACATCTGGAGCATGCGGTCGGTGACCAGGAAGCCGCCGACCACGTTTACCGTGGCCACGATGAGCGCAGCGAAGCCCAGCCATTTGGCGGCGACGCCTCCTACCATGCCGGCCGCCACGAGGGCGCCGACGATCGTGATCCCGCTGATGGCGTTGGTGCCGGACATCAGGGGGGTGTGCAGCGTCTGCGGCACCTTGCTTATCACCTCAAACCCGATAAACGAGGCCAGCACGAAGATGATCAGATTCTCAAGCATAGCGATTCGACATTAGCGATTACAGGGGCCGCACGATCAGGCGGCGAGCAGGTTCTTGACGCGTTCGTTCACCACCTCGCCGGCATGCGTGACGCAGGCGCCTTTGATGATATCGTCTTCGAAATCCAGCTGGAACGCGTCGTCCTTGTAGAAATCGAGGATCATCGCCATCAGCACGCGGGCGTACATCTGGCTGGCGTGCACGGGCATTTCGGCGGGGAGGTTGGTGGGGCCCATGATGGTGACACCGTGTTTGACGACGGTCTTTCCCGGCTCGGTGAGTTCGCAGTTGCCGCCGTTCGGCGCGGCGAGATCCATGATCACCGAACCCGGATGCATGGCCTGGACCGCGGCCTCCGTGATAAGCGTCGGCGCACGCCGGCCCGGGATGAGCGCCGTCGTGACGACCACGTCCGACGAGCCGATGTGCGGCACCAGCAACTCCGTCTGCCGCCGCGCCTTTTCCTCGGCGAGCGCCTTGGCGTAGCCGCCGGCGTCCTGCGAACCGGTCGTTTCCAGTTCGAGCTGCACGAACGTGGCCCCGAGGCTCTCGATCTCCTCGCGCACAGCGTCGCGGATGTCGTAGCCCCACACCTTCGCGCCCAGTCGGCGCGCCGTGGCGATGGCCTGGAGGCCGGCGACGCCGGCGCCCAGAATCAGCACGTTGGCCGGCTTGACGGTGCCCGCGGCGGTCGTGAGGAGCGGGAAAAACTTGGGAAGCGCTTCGGCGGCTTTCAGGACGGCTTTATAGCCGGCGACCGAACTCATGGCCGACAGCGCGTCCATCTTTTGCGCGCGGGAGATGCGCGGCACCATCTCGGTGCTGAGCGCGGTCACCTTGCGGGCCGCGAGCGTCTTCGAGACCTGCGGGGTATCGAGGGGATTCAGGAAGCCGATGTAGATGGCTCCCTCACGCAGCAGCGCGATCTCGTCGTCCGAAGGCGGCTGGACCTTGAGCACCATGTCCGCCCCGAAGGCCTCCTGCCGGGTGCCGATCCGCGCCCCGGCGGATGCGTACGCGCCGTCGTCGTGGTACGCACCGGCGCCCGCGCCGGCCTCGACAATGATTTCCATGCCCTTTTTCGCCAGTCGCCCGACGACCTCGGGCACTAACGCAACACGTCGCTCATCGGCGGCAGACTCCGCGGGAACGCCAATCGTAAATGCCATGACAGGTGGGGTTCAGTACATACACACGAACGAGCCCAGTATACAACCGAGAAAAACAAAAGGGGTGAGGAGAGTTTTTGAAGATGGTTTAAGGTTAAACGCTCAAGGTTCAGGGTAGCCTGACGCCGCCCTGAACCTTGAACGTAGCTCCTTGAACCTGCTCACCCGTTCTCCTTCTCAAACCGGTCCATGAACGCGATGAGGGCGTCGACGGAGGCCGGCGGGCAGGCGTTGTAGATCGAGGCGCGCATGCCGCCCACCGAGCGGTGGCCTTTAAGCCCGAGCATGCCTTCTTTCTTGGCCATCTCGAGGAATTTCGCCTCGAGCGTTTCGTCCTTCAGGCGGAAGCAGACGTTCATCTCGGAGCGGTCCTTCACATCCGCCGTGCCGCGGTAAAAATCGTTGGCGTCGATCCGCGCATACAGCTTGCTCGCCTTTTCCTTGTTGAGCTTGCCGATGCCCGCGATGCCGCCCTGCGCCTCCAGCCAGCGGAGCACCTTCTCGACGATGTAGATGGCGAAGACCGGCGGGGTATTGTAGAGGTCGGCCGCGTGGGTGCCGTAGTCGAGCATTACCGGCAGGTTGGGGTTACGCTTCTGGAGAAAGGCGTCGCGCACGAGGACGACGGTGACGCCCGACGGGCCGATGTTTTTCTGCGCGCCGGCGTAGATCAGGCCATAGCGTTCGACCGACATCGGCCAGCTCAGGAAGTCGCTCGACGCGTCGCATACGAGCGGGACGTCGGAGGCCGGCTCTTCGTGAAACTGGGTGCCGTAAATGGTATTGTTCGAGGTATAGTGCAGATACGCCGCATTCGGATCACGCTTCCAGGTGGAGGCCGCCGGGATGTAGGCGTAGTTGCGATCCTTGCTGCTGGCCACCTCGCGCGCCGAACCGACGTACGCCGCCTGCTTGTAGGCCTTCGAGGCCCAGGCGCCCGTGATCACATAGTCGGCGCTACCGCCCGCCGGCAGGAAGTTGAGCGGCACCTGATAGAATTGCATCGACGCCCCGCCCTGCAGAAACAGGATGTGCCAGTCGTCCGACAGCCCGAGCAGCCGGCGCAGGCTCTCCCGCGCCGACGCCTCAATCGCCGAATAGTCGGACGACCGGTGGCTGATCTCCATGATGGACGTGCCGATGCCCCGGTACACGGGCAGCTCATCCCGCACTTCGAGCAACACGGATTCAGGTAACACGCCGGGGCCGGCGGAGAAATTATGGACGCGCTGGTTGGTCATGGGTGTTGGGGTTCAAGGTTTAATGTTCAAGGTTCAATGCTCAGTTCAAAAGGCATCCATAGAACCTAGAACCATGAACATTGAACGGTAGCGTCCGGCAAAGCCGGTCGCTACAGCGCAATGGCGCTCACCGCCAGGATGTCCGGCAGCTTGCGAATGTTATCGAGGGTGGCTTCGCTCGGGGAACCGTCGAAGCGAATCCGGGCGCATGCCGCCTTGGCGCCGGAAAAAATGAGGTTTTCCATTTCCTGGACGTTCCATCCCGCTTTACGCACCTCGTCCAGCACGTTCGCCAGCACGCCGACCTTGTCGAGGTGGCGGACGGTGAGCAGGTGCGTCGCCGGCGAGCGGTCCGCCAGGTTGACGCAGTTCGGCACGACGCCGTCGACATGGTACGATTCGATGATGCGGACCGCCTCCTCGGCGATGGCATCCTGCGCCTGCTCGGTCGACGCCCCGATGTGGTGCGAGA from Rhodothermales bacterium encodes:
- a CDS encoding NAD(P) transhydrogenase subunit alpha, translating into MLENLIIFVLASFIGFEVISKVPQTLHTPLMSGTNAISGITIVGALVAAGMVGGVAAKWLGFAALIVATVNVVGGFLVTDRMLQMFKKKGKE
- a CDS encoding Re/Si-specific NAD(P)(+) transhydrogenase subunit alpha, with product MAFTIGVPAESAADERRVALVPEVVGRLAKKGMEIIVEAGAGAGAYHDDGAYASAGARIGTRQEAFGADMVLKVQPPSDDEIALLREGAIYIGFLNPLDTPQVSKTLAARKVTALSTEMVPRISRAQKMDALSAMSSVAGYKAVLKAAEALPKFFPLLTTAAGTVKPANVLILGAGVAGLQAIATARRLGAKVWGYDIRDAVREEIESLGATFVQLELETTGSQDAGGYAKALAEEKARRQTELLVPHIGSSDVVVTTALIPGRRAPTLITEAAVQAMHPGSVIMDLAAPNGGNCELTEPGKTVVKHGVTIMGPTNLPAEMPVHASQMYARVLMAMILDFYKDDAFQLDFEDDIIKGACVTHAGEVVNERVKNLLAA
- the serC gene encoding 3-phosphoserine/phosphohydroxythreonine transaminase, which gives rise to MTNQRVHNFSAGPGVLPESVLLEVRDELPVYRGIGTSIMEISHRSSDYSAIEASARESLRRLLGLSDDWHILFLQGGASMQFYQVPLNFLPAGGSADYVITGAWASKAYKQAAYVGSAREVASSKDRNYAYIPAASTWKRDPNAAYLHYTSNNTIYGTQFHEEPASDVPLVCDASSDFLSWPMSVERYGLIYAGAQKNIGPSGVTVVLVRDAFLQKRNPNLPVMLDYGTHAADLYNTPPVFAIYIVEKVLRWLEAQGGIAGIGKLNKEKASKLYARIDANDFYRGTADVKDRSEMNVCFRLKDETLEAKFLEMAKKEGMLGLKGHRSVGGMRASIYNACPPASVDALIAFMDRFEKENG